A stretch of Triticum aestivum cultivar Chinese Spring chromosome 1D, IWGSC CS RefSeq v2.1, whole genome shotgun sequence DNA encodes these proteins:
- the LOC123169797 gene encoding L-gulonolactone oxidase 5-like, whose amino-acid sequence MSQGEQAQTRAMKSLAAVLLVAILLQLAGCSPPPDPVTCTDGTSNCTVTNTYGSFTDRTICHAANVVYPSTEQELVAAVAAAASAKRKMKVATKHSHSGPKLACPGGSEGTIISTTRLNRTVSIDAERQLITVESGMVLRDLIQAAAAAGLSLPHSPYWYGLTIGGLLATGAHGSGLWGKGGAVHEYVVGLRIVTPAPACDGFAMVRELGADHPDLDAAKVSLGVVGVVSQVTLALQPLFKRSVTFVERNESDFTAQVAEWGRLHEFADMIWQPQHNKVIYRQDDRVDVSAPGNGVGGLFLFRSVPTALLVGGRAIEEQLQENGTDIARCAAEQEGATRQLPAFGFTNDGISFTGYPIVGYQHRIQASGSCIDGPEDALLSSCAWDPRIRGSFMYNSGFSVALSKAPAFIADMLNLRDLNPDAFCGALDGRVGLVLRYVKASSAYLGKHEDSIDVDILFYRSRTDGMPHAHADVVDEIEQMALGKYGGLPHWGKNRNFAFDGAIARYPKADKFLKVKSRYDPDGLFSSEWTDQVLGINGTPNIIENRCAIEGLCICSDDSHCAPEQGYFCRLGKVYKKARVCSSEEDY is encoded by the coding sequence ATGTCGCAAGGAGAGCAAGCACAAACACGAGCAATGAAGAGCTTGGCTGCTGTTCTCCTCGTAGCGATCCTGCTCCAGCTCGCCGGCTGCAGCCCTCCACCGGACCCGGTGACCTGCACGGATGGCACGTCCAACTGCACGGTCACCAACACGTACGGCTCCTTCACGGACCGCACCATCTGCCACGCGGCCAACGTCGTCTACCCGAGCACCGAGCAGGAGCTGGTCGCGGCCGTAGCGGCCGCGGCGTCGGCCAAACGCAAGATGAAGGTGGCCACCAAGCACTCGCACAGCGGCCCCAAGCTGGCGTGCCCCGGCGGCAGCGAGGGCACGATCATAAGCACCACACGGCTGAACCGGACGGTTTCCATCGACGCCGAGAGGCAGCTCATCACGGTGGAGAGCGGCATGGTCCTCCGGGACCTGATCCAGGCCGCCGCCGCAGCAGGCCTGTCCTTGCCGCACTCGCCGTACTGGTACGGCCTGACCATCGGCGGGCTCCTCGCGACGGGTGCGCACGGGAGCGGGCTGTGGGGCAAGGGAGGCGCCGTGCACGAGTACGTGGTCGGTCTGAGGATCGTgacgccggcgccggcgtgcgATGGGTTCGCCATGGTGAGGGAGCTAGGCGCCGATCACCCGGACCTGGACGCCGCCAAGGTCTCCCTTGGGGTCGTCGGCGTCGTCTCCCAGGTGACTCTGGCCCTGCAACCGCTGTTCAAGCGGTCGGTGACGTTCGTGGAGCGCAACGAGTCGGACTTCACGGCGCAGGTGGCCGAGTGGGGCCGTCTCCACGAGTTCGCCGACATGATATGGCAGCCGCAGCACAACAAGGTCATCTATCGCCAGGACGACCGCGTCGACGTCTCGGCACCGGGCAATGGCGTCGGCGGCTTGTTCCTTTTCCGCTCCGTCCCCACCGCCCTGCTCGTGGGCGGAAGAGCCATAGAGGAGCAACTGCAGGAGAACGGCACCGACATCGCCCGGTGCGCGGCCGAGCaagagggggccacgagacagctGCCGGCCTTCGGCTTCACGAACGATGGCATCTCCTTCACAGGGTACCCGATTGTGGGGTACCAGCACCGCATCCAGGCGTCTGGCTCATGCATCGATGGCCCAGAGGATGCCCTCCTCTCCTCCTGCGCCTGGGACCCGCGCATCCGGGGATCTTTCATGTACAACTCCGGCTTCAGCGTCGCGCTCTCCAAGGCGCCGGCGTTCATAGCCGACATGCTAAACCTCCGGGACCTCAACCCGGACGCATTCTGTGGCGCCCTCGACGGCAGGGTGGGCCTGGTCCTCCGCTACGTCAAGGCATCCTCCGCGTACCTCGGCAAGCACGAGGACTCTATCGATGTCGACATCCTCTTCTACCGGAGCCGCACCGACGGCATGCCACACGCCCATGCCGATGTGGTGGACGAGATCGAACAGATGGCGTTGGGTAAGTATGGCGGTCTGCCGCACTGGGGCAAGAACCGCAACTTCGCCTTCGACGGTGCTATCGCAAGGTACCCCAAAGCCGATAAGTTCCTTAAGGTAAAGAGCAGGTACGACCCCGACGGGCTCTTCTCGAGTGAGTGGACCGACCAGGTGCTCGGTATCAACGGAACTCCCAACATCATCGAGAATCGTTGTGCCATTGAAGGACTCTGCATCTGCTCCGACGACTCACACTGCGCACCGGAGCAGGGCTACTTCTGCCGGCTAGGGAAGGTTTACAAGAAGGCTAGAGTttgctcctcagaggaggattattAG